In a single window of the Manis javanica isolate MJ-LG chromosome 16, MJ_LKY, whole genome shotgun sequence genome:
- the LOC140846675 gene encoding LOW QUALITY PROTEIN: uncharacterized protein (The sequence of the model RefSeq protein was modified relative to this genomic sequence to represent the inferred CDS: substituted 1 base at 1 genomic stop codon), which yields MGQTVTTPLSLTLDHCTEVRTRAHNLSVEVKKRPWQTFCISEWPTFNVGWPPEGTFDLSPLLAVKTVVFQDSSQGHPDQQPYIVVWQELVENPPPWVKPWVQKKTGPRVLAAQTQPQSKEKETTKVHPDTQDLLMVDDPPPYPPAPTAPPAPAPPAPAPPAPPAPAPLAPSVPDAEAVGPASGTAQRTRHHRGATLEPPGIFPLRSYGVPILGEEGDPPFQPLQYWPFSSADLYNWKANHLPFSEELQRLTGLIESLMFSHQPTWDDCQQLLQVLFTTEERERILLEARKNVPGTEGRPSQLPHDIERGFPLTRPNWDFNSPEGRERLTIYHQALVAGLRGAARCPTNLAKVREVSQGATEAPAVFLERLIEAYRWYTPFDPTSEEHSASVALAFIGQSAPNIRKKLQRLEGLQDLSLKDLVKEAEKVYHKRETEEEKELNKEKKRESKEEKRDRKHEKNLTKILAAVVEGRGHLPSSGRTSKAGHLGNQIPLEKDQCAYCKEKGHWVKECPKKPPRGPPKKVLSLLEDEDXGRRGSEPLPEPRVTLKVEGQPVEFLVDTGAQHSVLTQARGPLSGKKSWVFGATGQKQYAWTTQRTVDLRVGQVNHSFLVIPECPTPLLRRDILTKVGAQISFQAEDTRVTDREKKTFGPKYSVHKIRSRVLPF from the coding sequence atgggacagacagtgacgaccccacTTAGCCTGACGCTAGATCATTGCACAGAAGTAAGGACTAGGGCACATAATTTGTCAGTAGAAGTTAAGAAAAGACCTTGGCAGACTTTCTGCatctccgaatggcccaccttcaatgttgggtggcccccagaggggacttttgatctctcccctttattagcagtaaaaactgttgtcttccaggattcatctcaaggacacccggatcagcaaccctacattgtagtctggcaagagttggtggagaacccaccgccctgggtaaagccctgggtgcaaaagaaaacgggccctcgagttttagctgcccagacccaacctcagagcaaggaaaaagaaactactaaagttcaccctgacactcaagatttgcttatggttgatgatccccctccttaccctcctgcccctacggcacccccagccccagcaccgCCAGCCCCGGCACCCCCGGCACCGCCAGCCCCAGCACCCctggcaccctcagtccctgatgctgaggcagtgggACCAGCTTCGGGAACTGCCCAGAGAACTAGGCACCACCGAGGGGCCACCTTGGAACCaccgggtatttttcctctccggtcttatggagttcccatcctcgGGGAAGAGGGGGacccgcctttccaacctctgcaatattggccttTTTCCTCTGccgatttgtataattggaaagctaaccacctgCCCTTTTCAGAGGAACTGCAAAGACTAACTGGTCTGATAGAGTCCCTGATGTTTtctcaccagcccacttgggatgactgtcagcagcttttgcaggtacTCTTCaccacagaagagagagagaggatcctCCTGGAGGCACGAAAGAATGTGCCTGGAACTGAAGGGCGACCATcacaactccctcatgacatagagagggggttcccattgaccagacccaactgggactttaattctccagaaggtagggagcgactaaccatctatcaccaggctctggtggcaggtctccgtggggccgcgagatgccccaccaatttggccaaggtaagagaggtcagtcaGGGGGCCACTGAAGCACCCGCAGTGTTCTTAgaacgcctgatagaagcctaCAGGtggtatactccctttgatcccacttctgaggagcacagcgcttcagtggcccttgcttttatcggacAGTCGGCACCCAACATTAGAAAAAAGCTTCAGAGATTAGAGGGCCTACAGGATCTGTCATtgaaagatttagtgaaagaggctgagaaagtttatcacaagagggagactgaagaagagaaagagttaaataaagagaagaaaagagaaagtaaggaggaaaagagagataggaagcatgagaagaatttaacaaagatcttggccgcagtagtagaaggtAGAGGACACCTGCCCTCTAGTGgcagaactagtaaggcagggcacCTGGGCAACCAGATCCCTTTAGAAAAAGACCAATGTGCATActgcaaagaaaaggggcattgggtgaaagaatgccctaagaagccACCGCGGGGACCTCCAAAAAAAGTGTTGTCTCTGCTGGAAgatgaagattagggaagacggggctcggagcccctccccgagcctagggtaaccctgaaggtggaggggcaacccgttgagtttctggtagatactgGTGCTCAACATTccgtactgacccaagctagaggccctctttctggcaaaaagtcttgggtgttcggggccacgggccagaaacaatatgcatggactacccaaagaacagtggacttaagagtgggacaagtaaaccactcattccttgtcataccggaATGCCCCACACCCTTGTTaagaagagacatcttgaccaaagtcggggcccaaatatcctttcaggctgaagacaCCCGAGTGACTGATCGAGAGAAaaaaacctttgggcctaagtatTCTGTCCATAAGATTAGAAGTCGAGTActgcctttttaa